One genomic window of Phoenix dactylifera cultivar Barhee BC4 chromosome 6, palm_55x_up_171113_PBpolish2nd_filt_p, whole genome shotgun sequence includes the following:
- the LOC103709257 gene encoding probable leucine-rich repeat receptor-like protein kinase At1g35710, which yields MWIPSNLASICCFLLLLSLARCKTVKRDVKALNEIKASLGWRVVYAWLGDDPCGYGDLPPWSGVTCSQQGYYRVVTELEVYAVSIVGPFPTAVTNLLDLTRLDLHNNKLTGPIPPQIGRLKHLKILNLRWNKLQDVLPPEIGELKKLTHVYLSFNNFRGEIPVELANLPELRYLYLHGNHFTGKIPPELGNLKNLRHLDVGNNRLTGTLRDLIRNGDCFPSLHNLYLNNNHLSGGLPDQLANLTSLEILHLSYNKMTGPVTPKLVDIPRLTYLYLDHNAFTGRIPDGLYKHPFLKELCIEGNQFKPGAKPKGAHKVLEVTDTEFAF from the exons TAAAGGCATTAAATGAAATCAAGGCCTCGCTTGGATGGAGGGTggtttatgcatggcttggagatgATCCTTGTGGATATGGTGATCTTCCCCCATGGTCTGGTGTTACATGTTCTCAGCAAGGATATTACAGGGTTGTGACAGAATT GGAAGTGTATGCAGTATCAATTGTTGGTCCTTTTCCTACCGCTGTTACAAATCTCCTGGATCTGACGAGGCT GGATCTCCATAACAACAAGTTGACAGGGCCAATCCCTCCTCAAATCGGGCGGCTGAAACACCTCAAGATATT GAACCTGAGATGGAATAAGCTGCAAGATGTTCTTCCTCCTGAAATTGGTGAACTAAAGAAACTAACGCATGT GTACTTGAGCTTCAATAACTTTAGAGGTGAAATTCCTGTAGAGCTTGCAAACTTGCCAGAACTTCGTTATCTCTATCTCCATGGGAACCATTTtactggaaaaattcctccagAGTTGGGAAATCTCAAGAACCTACGACATct TGATGTTGGTAACAACCGCCTCACAGGAACATTAAGAGACCTCATCCGCAATGGGGACTGCTTTCCATCCCTCCATAACTT ATACCTGAACAATAACCACTTGAGTGGAGGATTGCCGGATCAGCTTGCAAATTTGACCAGCCTGGAAATTTTACACCTATCATATAACAAGATGACTGGACCAGTAACTCCCAAGCTTGTCGATATTCCAAGATTAACCTATTT GTACTTGGACCACAATGCATTCACTGGGAGGATCCCTGATGGGTTATACAAACACCCCTTCCTGAAAGAGCT GTGCATCGAAGGTAACCAGTTCAAGCCTGGGGCAAAGCCAAAGGGTGCACATAAGGTGCTTGAAGTCACTGATACGGAGTTTGCCTTCTAG